Part of the Pelagibaculum spongiae genome, ATCCAGCGTCAAAGTGGCATCGGCACTTTGTGTATGATCCAGCAACTCCAGCGCTAAATAATCAATATCTTGATAGACCGACGCTAACAATTGTGCCAATCGAGATGGGCTAAGATCAGGAAAGACACCAAGCGATAGCGGCTGGTTCTGCGACCTTTCTTTAAACAATTCTGGCAATCGAGTCGCATCGTTGATCAATCGTCGCGCCATTGGATAGAGGTAGTGAGCTTCTTCGGTGAGAGCAACGCCTTTTTTGTGCCGAATAAAGAGTTGCGAACTCAATTCTTGCTCTAACTGTTTAAGGCCGGCTGACAATGAAGGCTGTGAGATAAAGCAGCGATTGGCTGCCCGAGTGATGTTCTTTTCTTCATAGGTCGCGATGAAAAATTTCAGTAATCGAAGATCCATAGGTACAGCCTTTGATAAACCCCGGAAATAAATATTTTAACTGTTTTTGGCAGTCAGGTACTGTGTGTTTGGTCTGATTAACTATTAGGAAAAATTATTATGAGTAAGCCACTGGTTGTTATTACTGGCGCAAGTTCCGGTATCGGTGAAGCTATTGCCCGTCAAATGAGCGCAGCGGGTCATCCATTATTATTAGTTGCACGCCGTCTGGAAAAGCTAGAAGCACTGGGTTTGCCAAATACTATATGTCGTAAAGTCGATGTGACCGACAGACATGCTCTGGTTGCTGCAGTGACGGAAGCTGAAGCAGCATACGGCCCAGTAGATTGCTTAGTAAATAATGCCGGTTTGATGCAGTTGGGTACAGCAGATACTCAAGATCCTGCCGAGTGGGACAACATGATCGACATCAACCTGAAAGGTATGTTGTACGGTATTCATGCGGTTCTGTCAGGAATGAAGGCACGTAAGACCGGTACTATTTTTAACGTTAGCTCGGTTGCGGGTATTAAAGGCTTCCCAGCTCATGTTGCTTATTGCGGCACCAAGTTTGGCGTCCATGGTTTAACGGAAACCCTGCGTGAAGAAGTGTCTGCAGATGGTATTCGGGTGATTGTTGTTGCACCAGGTGCAGTTGAAACTGAACTGTTAGGCCATACCACTTCTGATGAAATCATTTCTGGCTATGAAGACTGGAAAACCAGCATTGGTGGTGCGATTTCAACCAAAGATATCGCGGACTGCGTCACGTTTGCTTATCAAATGCCACAAAACGTTTGTGTGCGTGAATTGGTGGTTGCTGCAACAGGCCAGACTGCTTAATAGTTTTTTAAAACCATTAAAGTGCTGTCAGAAAACCCAACCAGATCATTGTTAATTCAATGATCTGGTTTTGTTTTTTCAGAGGTGACTGAAACGGTTGTTTTGACGCAGTTTAGTAACAATAATCGACTAAACCAGCGCCAACTAATTGATAACCTCTGTTCTAAATTGGAAAAATACCAGAAATGGCCGTGATGCGTATCATGTTTTTCGGGTGGTTTTCGGCGCTAAAATGGCAGCACTTGATTGATTGTGGAAAAGTGCTGCAATTCACCGCTGATCCATGATTGTGCTTTGGCCTGTTTTGAATTGAATCGGTCAGTTAGCATGATGGCTAATAGCTTGGGCTATTGGCTATTAAGAGTGTCGTATTGGGGCGGCTGAAGACTGTTATAGGTTGAGATTTCGGGCCGATTGAGGCGCTATATTAGTTTCTTGTCCAATCTATAGAGAAAGTGAAGTCTGGTTGATGATGATCAGATGAGTGCTACCTAGTTATTTATATTTTTTCAGCTTTTATGCTGAACCTCGGAGATATTTTAATGAACGATATTAAAACTGCGGCGCGTAAAGCGCTGTCGTTAATGGATTTAACTTCCCTGAACGATGACGATACAGACGCCAAGATTATTGAGCTGTGCACCAAAGCCAAGAGCGAAGGTGGTCAAACTGCAGCTGTCTGCGTATACCCACGTTTTATCCCGATTGCTCGTAAAACCCTGCGCCAAGTAGGTGCAGATCAAGTGAAGATCGCCACCGTAACTAACTTCCCCCACGGTAATGACGATATTGAAATTGCTGTTGCTGAGACATGTGCTGCCGTTGCTTACGGTGCAGACGAAGTGGATGTGGTTTTCCCATACCGTGCATTGATGGCCGGTAATGAGGAAGTGGGTTTTGAACTGGTTAAGGCTGCTAAAGCGGCTTGTGGTGACAAGGCTCAGTTGAAGGTGATCATCGAAAGTGGTGAGTTGAAAACTGAAGCGCTGATTCGTCAAGCATCTGATATTTGCATTAAAGCCGGTGCTGATTTCATCAAAACCTCTACCGGTAAGGTTCCAGTTAACGCAACTCCAGAATCTGCTGGAATCATGCTGACTGCTATTAAAGAAAGTGGTAGTGAGTGTGGCTTTAAGGCGGCTGGCGGTGTTCGTACTGCTGAAGATGCAAAACTGTATCTAGATCAAGCGGCAGGTATTTTGAGTGAAGAGTGGATCACGGCTGATAAATTCCGCTTCGGCGCTTCGGGTCTGTTAAATGCCTTGTTGCACACCTTGGAAGTCGGCGAAAAACCGAAAGATTCTACCGGTTATTAATAATTAATACATTTCGGCCAATCTTTAGATTGGCCGAAATGCTTTTGGGCGTTTGTATTAAATCCTGCCCACGATGGCTCATTGATACAAAATCTGCACGTCTATTTTTTTTATTTCTACAGATTCTGATTGATCGTTTGTGTCATCGCTATTTAAAGAATTTTTGGAGACAAATGTTATGTTTCTGCCGCAAGAAATTATCCGCAAAAAACGTGATGGCCACGTCCTGTCAAAAGAAGAAATTGATTTTTTCGTAAAAGGTATTCCTAGCGGTGAAGTGACCGAGGCCCAAGTTGCGGCATTTGCAATGGCAACCTATTTCCACGGAATGGAGATGGGTGAACGAGTTGCCTTTACTGAAGCGATGCGTGATTCCGGAGAAGTGATCTGCTGGGATGACCTGAATCTGGCTGGCCCAATCGTGGATAAACATTCTACCGGCGGTGTTGGCGATATGGTTTCGCTGATGTTAGGCCCAATGGTTGCTGCTTGTGGCGGTTATGTTCCAATGATCTCTGGTCGCGGCTTAGGCCATACCGGCGGTACGCTGGACAAGCTGGAATCCATTCCTGGCTACAACGTAACGCCAGATAATGAAGTTTTCCGCAAAGTGACTAAAGAGGTCGGCGTGGCTATTATCGGCCAGACCGGCAATTTGGCACCTGCCGATAAAATTATTTACGGCGTGCGTGATGTAACCGCAACCGTAGACTCCATCGATATGATCACTGGCTCAATTCTGTCCAAGAAACTGGCAGCAGGTTTGGGCTCACTGGTAATGGATGTTAAAACTGGTTCCGGCGCATTTATGCCGACCCACGAAGCGTCCGAAGCACTGGCGCGCTCAATTGTTGCTGTCGCTAATGGCGCAGGCACCAAGACCACCGCTTTGCTGACCGACATGAATGAAGCCTTAGGCTCTAGTGCCGGTAACGCGGTAGAAATTCGTGAAACGGTTCGTTACTTGAAAGGCGAGTACCGCAATGAACGTTTGCACGAAGTGGTGATGGCTTTGTGTATCGAAATGCTGCTAAGTGCTGAACTGGCAAGCAGTGTTGATGATGCTCGTGCCAAGCTGAATCAAGCGCTGGATAGCGGCAAGGCTGCCAAGGTATTCGGTGAAATGGTTCACGCACTGGGTGGCCCGGCTGATTTTATGGACAAGCCAGAAAGCTATTTGCCAACTGCTGAAATTGTTGCACCGGTATATGCAGAATCAGAAGGTTTTGCAGTGGCAATGGACACACGTCAAATGGGTCTGTCTGTTGTTGCATTGGGTGGTGGTCGGATTCGTCCACAGGACGATGTTGATCATGCGGTCGGCCTGGATCAAATTATCCGCCTTGGTGAAAAAGCTACCGCTGACAAACCGTTGGCAATGATTCACGCACGCAGTGAAGCAGCCTGGCAAGAAGCGGCTAAAACGGTTCGTGCAGCGATTACTCTGGGTAGTGAGAAACCTGAGCAGCGCCCAGTGGTCTACTGTACTATCCGTCCAGAAGACGTATAAACCAATTTGATTGATCGGAGCGCCCGGCGCACACCGTATTTACTCGATGAGTTTTACGGAATCCGCAGGCTGGGTTTGTTGGCTCCCAAGAGGCGATTATGAAACGCACAGTAATTTTAATGATGGATTCCTTGGGAATCGGTAGCGCACCAGACGCAGAAAAGTTTGGTGATGTGGGCGCAAATACCTTAGGTCACATTGCCAAGCAGTGTGAAAATGGCGAAGCAGGTCGTGGCTTGATGAATGTACCTAACCTGAGCAAGTTGGGTTTGGGTCATGCCAACGCAGAAGCGACCGGTATCTTCCCGGCTGGTTTCGATAAAGATGCTGAAATCATCGGCGCCTATGGCCATGCGGCTGAAATATCTTCCGGTAAAGACACCCCCTCAGGGCACTGGGAAATGGCCGGTGTACCGGTACTGTTTGAATGGGGATATTTCTCTGATTTAGAAAACAGTTTCCCGCAAGAATTGCTCGATGCCATCGTTGAAAAAGCCGGCCTGCCTGGCTATTTGGGCAATTGCCATTCTTCAGGTACCGTGATTTTAGATGCATTGGGCGAAGCGCATATGAAGACCGGTAAGCCGATCTTTTATACCTCTGCTGACTCTGTATTCCAGATTGCCTGCCATGAAGAAACCTATGGCTTGGATAATCTGCTTGAGCTGTGCAAAACGGTTCGTGAATTGTTAGCCGATTACAATATTGGCCGAGTGATTGCTCGCCCATTTGTAGGTTCTGCTAAAGGTGATTTCCAGCGTACCGGTAATCGTCACGACTACTCAATTAAGCCACCCGCAACCACCGTTTTGGAAAAGCTGGCGGATAGCGGTGGAGAAGTCGTTTCTGTGGGTAAAATTGCCGATATCTACGCACATTGCGGCATTACTAAAAAGCTTAAAGGCACTGGTTTAGAACAATTGTGGGATGTCACCTTGCAAGCGGTTAAAGATGCGGGAGACCAGACGATGGTTTTCACCAACTTTGTCGACTTTGACTCCAGCTATGGCCACCGCCGTGATGTAAAAGGTTATGCCGATGCCATCGAATATTTCGATACGCGGTTACCTGAATTATTCGAAATTTTAAACGAAGATGATCTGGTGATTATCACTGCTGACCATGGTTGCGATCCAACCTGGCCGGGTTCTGATCATACTCGTGAGTTTGTACCGGTAATTGCTTACGGCAAATCAGTTGAAGCGGGCTCTTTAGGCAAGCGAGATACTTTTGCAGATATTGGCCAATCAATCGCCGAGTATTTCTCGATAGAAAAAATGGAATATGGCACCTCGTTCCTTCGGTGCTAATTATTTCAAAAAAAGCCCGGTTATCCGGGCTTTTTTTTCCTACATAGTTTTTAAAAGCTAGCTGGGTTATTAAGAAATGTCAGTCATGAAACTGATAGTTGAATGAAGTGGAGAAAAACGATGGATCCGAGATTTAATTCTGCACTAGAAAGTCTGCCAGAAATGCTGGCTAAGGCACTTGATCCAATTTTAGATGAAACCTTTGAAGGGTATATTTCAGCCGGTGCCTTTGCCCAATTGCAACAGCAAACTGGCTTGGAAGAACGCCCTTTATTATTAGCAATGCTGCCAGTGGCTGCATGTATGGCAAAACCACCCATTTCCAATTTTTATGTCGGTGCAATTGCCCGCGGTAGCAGCGGCGATTTATACATGGGCGCTAACCATGAATTCACTGGCGAAGTATTAGGCCATTCGATTCATGCCGAGCAATCCGCAATTAGCCATGCTTGGAAAGCCGGTGAAACTGGTTTGCTGGATATTACGGTTAATTACAGCCCTTGTGGTCATTGTCGCCAGTTTATGAATGAGCTGAGCACTGCCGGTGCCTTGACGATCAATTTACCCGGTCGCGCGCCAGGCTTATTATCTAGCTATTTACCCTATGCTTTTGGCCCGATTGATTTGGATAATCACAATCCAATGATGAGCGAACAGCCTGACTGGGGCATAGAAGTTGAAACCAATGACCCGTTGGTGGAAAAAGCCGTTTCAGCCGCTTGTAACAGTTATGCGCCTTACTCAAAAAGTCCTGCAGGCGTTGCCTTGATTTTAGAGTCAGGTGAAATTGTTTCGGGCCGTTATGGTGAAAATGCCGCATTTAACCCATCGATGCAGCCAATGCAGATGGCGATTAATGCACTGGCACGGCGAGGTCGTGATATCTCGACGATTGCTCGTGCGGTATTAGTTGAGAAACAAGATGCTCAAATTAGCGAGCAAAATCATGCTGCTGCGGTGTTGGCCACAGTATGCGATGTTAAGTTAGAAGTGATTTTGGTTTAATCGATTTTGTCACCCGTTTGAGCAAAAAAGCCGAGATTGAGTCTCGGCTTTTTGTTTTTAAAATAATAATGTTTTCGGGCTGTCGTTTACGTTAGATTGAGTGATTCATTTATATCAAAACAACCTTTCAGGACAGTACTATTGCTTATTGTATAGCGCAGAATCAGCATTTTTCGAAATTGAAGGTGGCTGAATTTTTATAGCTATTTGAGCCGTATCTCGTGCCATTTCCACAACAGGTATTTCTTGGTATAAATCACCGAGAGACCATAAGGCATATCTTTGATTCAATTTTCGATAATTAACTATAGTGGTCACTGTTAGTGGGCTTTGTACCCATGAAGGAACGGTTAAATTATAACTAATGACGTCTGATTTTCCTGCTGGAATAATGTTTTTAATCCTGGTTTTTGAGTGACATCTAAAAGCTGTTTTCCTAAAACATTTTTCCATAAGCTATTGCCAGTGTGATGATTGCTCCACCAACTATTTTTGCCGTAATAACGGCGATTACCACTACTACCAATGTGGAAAATATCTTCTCAGCCGTCATTGTCAAAATCAAAACACAAATGCCACCACTATTAAGTGTCAGTTATATCGGTAATCGTCTTACTGGTTTGTGAGTGATGAGCATCAAGTCCTAGTTGAAAGGTCATATTCACAAAATTTATTTTTCCACTCGACGGTTTTTTATGGCTGTTTAATCTAGCAGATCAGCTCTGCTGGCGTTATTTCAAAATCGTTTTTAGTAAATCTTTCATAAAACAAAGTTAAAATGATAATTCCACAAAGGAATATTACGACCGATAACGCATTTATTATCACCGCCTAATCCATTTCTTTTTTAGTGTATTAAAAAACGTTACTTGTAGAAGCGGCAAAGCAAAGTAGAAAATTAATTCTATTCTTATATTTTATTAGAAGAAAACGATTTATATATAAAGACTTTCCGTTGTATCTTTTATCGGTTTTGCCTTAGAATGTGCAAACAATACGATAGTAAAAATACTTGTTCGGCAGTTTGATTCTACAAATTTAGCGGCTAGACAAGCAATAAAACTTCATAATAATGAATGTAGGTAGTTATGCTAAAAAGGTTTTTTCTGCAGCTTTGGCTGTAGTTATTGCTGTAGTTGTTGCTCCAGCGCCAGTGCTGGCAGATGGTTGCAGTGATGTTTTTCCTGGAGCACTACAAACTCACGTAGAAAATGGCTCTGTAGCGTTTAGTTTTAATTCACAGCTGTTGAATACTGGCTATCAAATTGCCACGAAAAGCATTCAACCCCTCTGGGGTGGATAACCCGCTATCTGCACCTGTTTATATGGTTAAATTGAATATTGACAATGCGGTATATGCCGGTAAGCAAGATATTAGCCTGACCTTAGATAAATACCCCGGTTTTCAGCTGGATATTGCTAAAGGCTCGGCGACTTTCCCTAATGGTGAAAAAGAAGGCTTTATTTCAGTCACTCCGGTTAATGCTTCGGCTGTGCCCATGGCACCGCCCAATGGCATGCAGCCACAGTTTATCGTCACGATTCAGCCAACCGGCACTCGGTTTGACCCACCGGCAAAACTGACATTACCCAATGTTGATGGCCACCAGCCGGGTGCACAAGTGGAAATGTATTCTTACGATCATGACCTAGAGGAATTTGTCGCCATCGGCTTAGGTTCGGTGTCAGAAGATGGTGCCACGGTACAAAGTAACCCCGGTGTTGGTGTGATAAAAGCCGGATGGCACTGTGGTAGCCAACCCGGTGGCAGTGGTTGTGCGGCGAATTGTTCTATCTGTAAAAAATGTGATGGTGAATGTAATTGCAATAATGATGACGCTGACCCAAGAGTAAAATCAGCCGATCAGGAAGGTGATTGTAAAACAAAAGTCTGCAGTGGCGGCAGTCCGAAAAACGTAGCAGATACTGCCGATAAGCCAAAAGACATTGTTGGAGATTGTAAAAAGCCCGGCTGTGATGGCATGAACCCGACATCGTTGCCAGATGAAAATGATATCAAACCTGAAGATGCAAAGTGCAAAATGTGTGGCGATGATGGTTTGGTAGCGGATAAAGAAAAAGATAAATTATCCTGCAGTAATAAAGAAGGTCAGGAATGTTACACCTGTAAAGATGGCGATTGTGGTAATCATTGCGATGAAAGTAGTAAAAAAATTAAGCATGAATTTTTCATAGATATATTTAACTATGCGAATGATTTAACCGAAGGTTTTAATCAAAGCAATCCATTTGTAAATATTTATCCGCTAAGCGGGAAGGCGAATGCTTTTAGAGAAACAGGCGAAGAATGTTGTTCAGATTGTCGAATCGCTGGCAAAGGAAAGTATGAAGAGTATGGCGGTAATATTACTTTTGATATGAAAGGGGTGGCTGTTGTTCCTGGGCTAGGGTATGCGTTGTCGGTTCGACCAAGAATTATTGCTGGTTATCAGGTTTCTGGAATTGTTGAGTATGGCCTGTATATCGAAGGGGCTATAAAAGGTGACGGAGGCTTGTCTGGGAAGGTGTCTGAGTGCGGTGAAAGCTGTGCTCGACTTAAAGCAAACTTGTCAGGAACTATTAATATAGGCGTTAAGGCGGAGCTGGCTGCAAAATTTGACAGCTGTTTGGGAGGCGTTGTTGCTAATAGATGCCTGAGTCCGAGTACTGTGTTTGGAGCGTCGGCAAAAGCTGATGCGTCATTAAATCCACAAGTTTTTTTAAAATTGGATCAGGGGATTCGAGGTGAATGCCCCGAAGGTAAAAATTGTAATGAAGGTGGTAAGGATGAAGGTGGCTTTAACTTTTCTGCTGACGTCGCATTTGAATTTGGTGGTTTTTACAAATTTACATATGGAGTCTCTAGAAAAGTAAAGCTATGGGACGCTATAAAGTTTGGAGGTTGCTCATGAATGAAATGAAATTCACATGTGGTCTGGGGGGGCACATTAAGATGGTTGCTTTCTTTCCATTTATATTTTCTTTAATTATAGGTATTGATGAAATTGGTGAAAGTACATGGTTGGTATTTTTTTGCTTTATTGTAGCTGCGCCATCATTCTTTGTTCTGGTTGTATTGTTTCTGTGTAAAAGGGAAGTGCTAATAAGAGATGGAGAGATTGCTTGCTATGTCAGTTTTCTTGATCGCTGGCACTATCGTAAATCAATGTACTCAGAAAGCGATATAAAGAATATAGAAGTTTGTGTAACCAGTCATACTGCGGCGTCTAATTCATTCCGTACTAGCGAAATTTTATTTAATTTAAATGATGGTGGTGTGCTGCATATCCCTGGTGAGGTTTTTATTTACCCTAGAAAAGTTCTGGCTTTGAAGGGGCTTTATTTACAAATTGCTAAGAAAATTAATGCACCGTCTGTGTTTTATGGTGGTGCCTGTAAAACGATTGATGAATTCTGTGAGTTTGAAAATCAGTAGTTATGTTGGTATTTAAGTTTTTTTTCAAAAAGAATAACGCAAAAAGAATAACGCCACCCAAGATAATGTTTATACCTACCAAAAAACATTTGATTTCTCATCCGGTTGCCATTGATTTAATCTTTGTAAACCGTGGATTTTTGCAGGAACGGCACTTGAAAAAGTTGTCATTTTCACATCATGCCAGCACCTAGAGCTATTCTATACGATCCGAAAGAAAATCCATTTCTCCATGTAATTTCGCGTTGTGTTAGGCGAGGGTGGCTGTGTGGTGAAGATCCAACGCTACTTAAAAAGCACCGTAAGAATTACGATCACCGTCGCCAGTGGATTGTCGATAGAATTGATCGACTGAGCCAGGCGTTTGCGGTGGATATCGCAGCTTACGCTGTGATGTCGAATCACTATCATCTAGTGGTGTATGTTGATGTCGAGCGTGCAAAAAACTGGGGTATCAAGCAGGTGCTGTTGCAATACTGCAAAGTGTTTTCGCCTCACCCTTGGGTTAAAGATTATCTCGATCCAAACAAGCACTGTTTACTTACTCAAATGCAGGTTCAGTGGGTCGAAGAAACTGCCGATACAATTTACCGTGAAAGGCTTTATTCTATCAGCTGGTTTATGCGCTCAATTAATGAGCCGCTAGCGCGAATCGCCAATGCGGAAGATTTATGCAAAGGCCGATTTTGGGAGGGGCGGTTTAAAGCACAAGCGTTGCTCGATCAACAAGCACTGCTAACCTGTATGGCTTATGTCGATCTTAACCCGCTTCGTGCAGGCATTGCACAAACCCCGGAAGACTCAAATTACACTTCAGTTCAAGCGCGAGTGGAAACGGAATTACCCGCCAGTAATCATCGTAGAAAAAAAAGCCGAAAAAGAAATCATCAACGCCGATATGATTACAATTTCGCCCGATTAAAATCGTTTGTTGATAGCGAAAGCAAACCCAGTATTAATATCAAAGATAAACCTCAGTCTCTGCCATTTAAATTAAAAGATTATTTAGAATTGGTTGACGCTAGTGCTCGCATGGTGCGCACTGACAAAAAATATCACATGGACAGCAGCTTGCCGACAATTTTTGAACGATTAAAAATCGAGACTGATGCACGCTGGTGGGCATCGGCCATGAGCGGTCGCAGCACTGTGATGGCCAGTGCAAGACAGTTTGCCCACGCAATGGGCACTGCGCTGAACCTCAAACAGTTTCGTGATCGAGTCAAGCAACAAACCGAGGCTTGGCGACAGCAAATGCAAGTGCCTGGAAAACAACCACCTTCTTAATACTTAGTTGTGCTGAGTGGGTTTAAGTCAAAAACTTTAAAATAAAATGCCATTTCAATAACCAGAGTTAATCTGGTTTTCGTCGTGACATCAATTCAGTATAATCGTATTCGAAATGAAGAAACGGTTGCCGCAATCGCGTTGAATGCCAGTTTTTTCAGTTATCCCGGTCATTAGATTTATTTATTAGGATATAGTTAAAATCGTGGGTGGCGTCTTGAAGCCGTCTTGAAGACCGGAGTCTTGGCTTTTTTGTGTCTGTATTGAGCGAAATGGTAGGGTGAATGTTGAAATAGTCGTGTATTTACTGCAG contains:
- a CDS encoding SDR family oxidoreductase, producing MSKPLVVITGASSGIGEAIARQMSAAGHPLLLVARRLEKLEALGLPNTICRKVDVTDRHALVAAVTEAEAAYGPVDCLVNNAGLMQLGTADTQDPAEWDNMIDINLKGMLYGIHAVLSGMKARKTGTIFNVSSVAGIKGFPAHVAYCGTKFGVHGLTETLREEVSADGIRVIVVAPGAVETELLGHTTSDEIISGYEDWKTSIGGAISTKDIADCVTFAYQMPQNVCVRELVVAATGQTA
- the deoC gene encoding deoxyribose-phosphate aldolase, with amino-acid sequence MNDIKTAARKALSLMDLTSLNDDDTDAKIIELCTKAKSEGGQTAAVCVYPRFIPIARKTLRQVGADQVKIATVTNFPHGNDDIEIAVAETCAAVAYGADEVDVVFPYRALMAGNEEVGFELVKAAKAACGDKAQLKVIIESGELKTEALIRQASDICIKAGADFIKTSTGKVPVNATPESAGIMLTAIKESGSECGFKAAGGVRTAEDAKLYLDQAAGILSEEWITADKFRFGASGLLNALLHTLEVGEKPKDSTGY
- a CDS encoding phosphopentomutase, whose protein sequence is MKRTVILMMDSLGIGSAPDAEKFGDVGANTLGHIAKQCENGEAGRGLMNVPNLSKLGLGHANAEATGIFPAGFDKDAEIIGAYGHAAEISSGKDTPSGHWEMAGVPVLFEWGYFSDLENSFPQELLDAIVEKAGLPGYLGNCHSSGTVILDALGEAHMKTGKPIFYTSADSVFQIACHEETYGLDNLLELCKTVRELLADYNIGRVIARPFVGSAKGDFQRTGNRHDYSIKPPATTVLEKLADSGGEVVSVGKIADIYAHCGITKKLKGTGLEQLWDVTLQAVKDAGDQTMVFTNFVDFDSSYGHRRDVKGYADAIEYFDTRLPELFEILNEDDLVIITADHGCDPTWPGSDHTREFVPVIAYGKSVEAGSLGKRDTFADIGQSIAEYFSIEKMEYGTSFLRC
- the cdd gene encoding cytidine deaminase, which gives rise to MDPRFNSALESLPEMLAKALDPILDETFEGYISAGAFAQLQQQTGLEERPLLLAMLPVAACMAKPPISNFYVGAIARGSSGDLYMGANHEFTGEVLGHSIHAEQSAISHAWKAGETGLLDITVNYSPCGHCRQFMNELSTAGALTINLPGRAPGLLSSYLPYAFGPIDLDNHNPMMSEQPDWGIEVETNDPLVEKAVSAACNSYAPYSKSPAGVALILESGEIVSGRYGENAAFNPSMQPMQMAINALARRGRDISTIARAVLVEKQDAQISEQNHAAAVLATVCDVKLEVILV
- the deoA gene encoding thymidine phosphorylase, with amino-acid sequence MFLPQEIIRKKRDGHVLSKEEIDFFVKGIPSGEVTEAQVAAFAMATYFHGMEMGERVAFTEAMRDSGEVICWDDLNLAGPIVDKHSTGGVGDMVSLMLGPMVAACGGYVPMISGRGLGHTGGTLDKLESIPGYNVTPDNEVFRKVTKEVGVAIIGQTGNLAPADKIIYGVRDVTATVDSIDMITGSILSKKLAAGLGSLVMDVKTGSGAFMPTHEASEALARSIVAVANGAGTKTTALLTDMNEALGSSAGNAVEIRETVRYLKGEYRNERLHEVVMALCIEMLLSAELASSVDDARAKLNQALDSGKAAKVFGEMVHALGGPADFMDKPESYLPTAEIVAPVYAESEGFAVAMDTRQMGLSVVALGGGRIRPQDDVDHAVGLDQIIRLGEKATADKPLAMIHARSEAAWQEAAKTVRAAITLGSEKPEQRPVVYCTIRPEDV
- a CDS encoding transposase, with the protein product MPAPRAILYDPKENPFLHVISRCVRRGWLCGEDPTLLKKHRKNYDHRRQWIVDRIDRLSQAFAVDIAAYAVMSNHYHLVVYVDVERAKNWGIKQVLLQYCKVFSPHPWVKDYLDPNKHCLLTQMQVQWVEETADTIYRERLYSISWFMRSINEPLARIANAEDLCKGRFWEGRFKAQALLDQQALLTCMAYVDLNPLRAGIAQTPEDSNYTSVQARVETELPASNHRRKKSRKRNHQRRYDYNFARLKSFVDSESKPSINIKDKPQSLPFKLKDYLELVDASARMVRTDKKYHMDSSLPTIFERLKIETDARWWASAMSGRSTVMASARQFAHAMGTALNLKQFRDRVKQQTEAWRQQMQVPGKQPPS